Proteins encoded in a region of the Planococcus citri chromosome 1, ihPlaCitr1.1, whole genome shotgun sequence genome:
- the LOC135849781 gene encoding 8-oxo-dGDP phosphatase NUDT18 isoform X1, which yields MTNTVLAISLSSFRSSPVCIRVSLWLYIVGNVECKYVIMVEGNVTKLLDGLSVEDNDDLCDFTLADQNEVVAAKGITPSTPSDYTPITKSTVTYIVLAILINEDDEFLMMQEAKSSCAGQWYLPAGRIEPGENILEGVKREVLEETGLEMEPTTLLGVECASKAWFRFVMTGNVVGGRLKTPADADSESLQAKWIKNISEVNLRANDIFPIIERGVAYHQYLKTLQTAPASSPIWHPNVLPVVREHKKLLLRLVVCVKQKSSNKIHVLVSEKTEAHLPLCEINHMKNLHSTLRKFMVEIFGADVPAHKPHGILNVEHDGKPTGKHDGFCMTILVSFRVPLEEVYPIDKYSWVAVSKDIGERLISRLPRNLTVPLNVIR from the exons ATGACTAACACTGTTCTAGCAATCTCACTCAGTTCGTTTCGAAGTTCACCTGTCTGTATTCGTGTTTCGTTGTGGTTGTACATCGTCGGGAATGTGGAATGTAAATAC GTGATAATGGTGGAAGGCAACGTTACAAAATTATTGGATGGATTATCAGTCGAAGACAACGACGATTTGTGTGATTTCACCTTAGCTGATCAGAATGAAGTCGTTG CTGCCAAAGGAATCACCCCTAGTACACCGTCCGATTACACCCCCATCACGAAAAGCACCGTTACGTACATCGTCCTGGCCATATTAATAAACGAAGATGATGAATTCTTAATGATGCAAGAAGCGAAAAGTAGCTGTGCGGGGCAATGGTATTTGCCTGCAGGGCGTATTGAACCTGGTGAAAATATCTTG GAAGGCGTTAAACGAGAGGTATTAGAAGAAACAGGTCTTGAAATGGAACCTACCACTTTACTAGGAGTGGAGTGCGCCAGCAAAGCGTGGTTCAGATTCGTAATGACCGGTAACGTTGTCGGAGGCAGATTAAAAACACCAGCTGATGCTGATTCCGAATCTTTGCAAGCCAAATGGATTAAAAATATTAGCGAAGTGAATCTGCGAGCTAacgatatttttccaataattgaaCGAGGAGTTGCGTATCATCAGTATTTGAAAACATTACAAACTGCTCCGGCCTCGTCACCTATTTGGCATCCGAATGTTCTGCCTGTGGTCAgagaacataaaaaattattgctacGATTGGTAGTTTGTGTGAAACAAAAAAGCAG caataaaatTCACGTTTTGGTTTCGGAAAAAACCGAAGCTCATCTACCATTATGTGAAATTAATCACATGAAGAATCTTCATTCGACTTTACGTAAATTCATGGTG GAAATTTTTGGTGCTGACGTACCAGCTCATAAACCTCATGGTATACTAAACGTAGAACATGATGGAAAACCTACTGGTAAACACGATGGATTCTGTATGACAATTTTGGTATCTTTTCGAGTACCCCTCGAAGAAGTATATCCAATTGATAAATATTCATGGGTAGCTGTATCAAAAGATATTGGCGAACGTTTGATATCAAGGTTACCTCGCAATTTGACCGTACCATTGAACGTTATAAGATAA
- the LOC135849781 gene encoding 8-oxo-dGDP phosphatase NUDT18 isoform X2, translated as MWNVIMVEGNVTKLLDGLSVEDNDDLCDFTLADQNEVVAAKGITPSTPSDYTPITKSTVTYIVLAILINEDDEFLMMQEAKSSCAGQWYLPAGRIEPGENILEGVKREVLEETGLEMEPTTLLGVECASKAWFRFVMTGNVVGGRLKTPADADSESLQAKWIKNISEVNLRANDIFPIIERGVAYHQYLKTLQTAPASSPIWHPNVLPVVREHKKLLLRLVVCVKQKSSNKIHVLVSEKTEAHLPLCEINHMKNLHSTLRKFMVEIFGADVPAHKPHGILNVEHDGKPTGKHDGFCMTILVSFRVPLEEVYPIDKYSWVAVSKDIGERLISRLPRNLTVPLNVIR; from the exons ATGTGGAAT GTGATAATGGTGGAAGGCAACGTTACAAAATTATTGGATGGATTATCAGTCGAAGACAACGACGATTTGTGTGATTTCACCTTAGCTGATCAGAATGAAGTCGTTG CTGCCAAAGGAATCACCCCTAGTACACCGTCCGATTACACCCCCATCACGAAAAGCACCGTTACGTACATCGTCCTGGCCATATTAATAAACGAAGATGATGAATTCTTAATGATGCAAGAAGCGAAAAGTAGCTGTGCGGGGCAATGGTATTTGCCTGCAGGGCGTATTGAACCTGGTGAAAATATCTTG GAAGGCGTTAAACGAGAGGTATTAGAAGAAACAGGTCTTGAAATGGAACCTACCACTTTACTAGGAGTGGAGTGCGCCAGCAAAGCGTGGTTCAGATTCGTAATGACCGGTAACGTTGTCGGAGGCAGATTAAAAACACCAGCTGATGCTGATTCCGAATCTTTGCAAGCCAAATGGATTAAAAATATTAGCGAAGTGAATCTGCGAGCTAacgatatttttccaataattgaaCGAGGAGTTGCGTATCATCAGTATTTGAAAACATTACAAACTGCTCCGGCCTCGTCACCTATTTGGCATCCGAATGTTCTGCCTGTGGTCAgagaacataaaaaattattgctacGATTGGTAGTTTGTGTGAAACAAAAAAGCAG caataaaatTCACGTTTTGGTTTCGGAAAAAACCGAAGCTCATCTACCATTATGTGAAATTAATCACATGAAGAATCTTCATTCGACTTTACGTAAATTCATGGTG GAAATTTTTGGTGCTGACGTACCAGCTCATAAACCTCATGGTATACTAAACGTAGAACATGATGGAAAACCTACTGGTAAACACGATGGATTCTGTATGACAATTTTGGTATCTTTTCGAGTACCCCTCGAAGAAGTATATCCAATTGATAAATATTCATGGGTAGCTGTATCAAAAGATATTGGCGAACGTTTGATATCAAGGTTACCTCGCAATTTGACCGTACCATTGAACGTTATAAGATAA
- the LOC135849781 gene encoding 8-oxo-dGDP phosphatase NUDT18 isoform X3 encodes MVEGNVTKLLDGLSVEDNDDLCDFTLADQNEVVAAKGITPSTPSDYTPITKSTVTYIVLAILINEDDEFLMMQEAKSSCAGQWYLPAGRIEPGENILEGVKREVLEETGLEMEPTTLLGVECASKAWFRFVMTGNVVGGRLKTPADADSESLQAKWIKNISEVNLRANDIFPIIERGVAYHQYLKTLQTAPASSPIWHPNVLPVVREHKKLLLRLVVCVKQKSSNKIHVLVSEKTEAHLPLCEINHMKNLHSTLRKFMVEIFGADVPAHKPHGILNVEHDGKPTGKHDGFCMTILVSFRVPLEEVYPIDKYSWVAVSKDIGERLISRLPRNLTVPLNVIR; translated from the exons ATGGTGGAAGGCAACGTTACAAAATTATTGGATGGATTATCAGTCGAAGACAACGACGATTTGTGTGATTTCACCTTAGCTGATCAGAATGAAGTCGTTG CTGCCAAAGGAATCACCCCTAGTACACCGTCCGATTACACCCCCATCACGAAAAGCACCGTTACGTACATCGTCCTGGCCATATTAATAAACGAAGATGATGAATTCTTAATGATGCAAGAAGCGAAAAGTAGCTGTGCGGGGCAATGGTATTTGCCTGCAGGGCGTATTGAACCTGGTGAAAATATCTTG GAAGGCGTTAAACGAGAGGTATTAGAAGAAACAGGTCTTGAAATGGAACCTACCACTTTACTAGGAGTGGAGTGCGCCAGCAAAGCGTGGTTCAGATTCGTAATGACCGGTAACGTTGTCGGAGGCAGATTAAAAACACCAGCTGATGCTGATTCCGAATCTTTGCAAGCCAAATGGATTAAAAATATTAGCGAAGTGAATCTGCGAGCTAacgatatttttccaataattgaaCGAGGAGTTGCGTATCATCAGTATTTGAAAACATTACAAACTGCTCCGGCCTCGTCACCTATTTGGCATCCGAATGTTCTGCCTGTGGTCAgagaacataaaaaattattgctacGATTGGTAGTTTGTGTGAAACAAAAAAGCAG caataaaatTCACGTTTTGGTTTCGGAAAAAACCGAAGCTCATCTACCATTATGTGAAATTAATCACATGAAGAATCTTCATTCGACTTTACGTAAATTCATGGTG GAAATTTTTGGTGCTGACGTACCAGCTCATAAACCTCATGGTATACTAAACGTAGAACATGATGGAAAACCTACTGGTAAACACGATGGATTCTGTATGACAATTTTGGTATCTTTTCGAGTACCCCTCGAAGAAGTATATCCAATTGATAAATATTCATGGGTAGCTGTATCAAAAGATATTGGCGAACGTTTGATATCAAGGTTACCTCGCAATTTGACCGTACCATTGAACGTTATAAGATAA